In Acidobacteriota bacterium, a single genomic region encodes these proteins:
- a CDS encoding molybdopterin-dependent oxidoreductase — translation MSGNEILIRLNVNGTSHTLGVKPSTTLLQALRNHLDLTGTKKGCEMGDCGACTVLLDGKPVNSCLVLAVQADGREVTTVEGLARGSELHPLQKSFVKHGALQCGYCTPGMLMSAAALLDRTPDPGEGEIKEALGGNICRCGTYPRLIRAIQGWKEQEGAPLDTRPPRDDEREQKRDLAVVSHGVTRYDGPDKVCGRAKYTADLKLPGMIYGKILTSPIAHGLIKRIDTSRARALPGVLAVITGQDVPDTWYGVSPARYDEQILAKERVRYVGDEVAAVAAVDEATAIEALGLIDVEYEELPAVFDPFEAMKPGAPLVHPEKERYANNINTRVEWDFGDVDKAFAEADHVRRQRFVGNRTYQSPMEPHAALARWEHHGDKVTLWSATQVPHYVHQMVSRTLGIPMGQIRVIRPAIGGGFGGKAETTPLDLCAVILARITGRPVMMEYSREEMYLHFRGRHKQYMDLEIAVKKDGTILGVKSDIVLDGGAYTSFGVITAYYAGSMVPTLYKIPNYRYSGVRVYTNLPASGAFRGHGVPQPRFAFESLLDTIAEDLGLDPFEIRRRNAMEPGFRTCNALDISSCEFKATLDQAEARSGWKEKKGRLPRGKGIGVGCGGFVSGAGYPIYRSDFPHSNAVIRVHEDATGVSLHIAAAEIGQGSDTVLTQIAAEELGIPYDQVWMVDCDTVLAPLDLGSYSSRVTLMAGNAVKMAAAQVKRQLFRVAADELGCDPGSLTARDGRIYIAEHPAVGMDWAEAGRKAFAQGGPVVGKGHYRPPKNLGGGFKGSTVGTSPAYSFSTAVCEVTVDEETGYVTVDRFIDFSDAGTVVNPVTFHGQVEGAIIMGLGETLMEDTVVGEGGKLVNPNLHDYLVPTIHETPEIHSGAVESYEPRGPFGAKEIGEGSLLPVLGAIANAIYDACGVRVTELPITPEKILQALKELRQEQR, via the coding sequence ATGAGCGGCAACGAGATCCTGATTCGCCTCAACGTCAACGGCACCTCCCACACCCTGGGAGTCAAGCCCAGCACCACCCTCCTGCAAGCCCTGCGCAACCATCTCGACCTGACCGGCACGAAGAAGGGTTGCGAGATGGGCGACTGCGGGGCGTGCACGGTTCTGCTCGATGGCAAGCCGGTCAACTCCTGTCTCGTGCTGGCGGTGCAGGCCGACGGGCGGGAGGTGACCACCGTGGAGGGACTCGCCCGGGGGAGCGAGTTGCACCCCTTGCAGAAGTCCTTCGTCAAGCACGGGGCCCTGCAATGCGGGTATTGCACTCCAGGCATGTTGATGTCCGCCGCCGCGCTTTTGGACCGCACGCCGGACCCCGGCGAGGGCGAGATCAAGGAGGCCCTGGGGGGCAACATCTGCCGCTGCGGTACCTACCCAAGACTGATCCGGGCGATCCAGGGCTGGAAAGAGCAGGAGGGCGCGCCCCTCGATACCCGCCCACCCCGGGACGACGAGCGGGAGCAGAAGCGGGACCTGGCCGTGGTCAGCCACGGCGTGACCCGCTACGACGGCCCCGACAAGGTCTGCGGCCGGGCCAAGTACACGGCGGACCTCAAGCTGCCGGGCATGATCTACGGCAAGATCCTCACCAGCCCCATCGCCCACGGCCTGATCAAGCGCATCGACACCTCCAGGGCCAGGGCCCTTCCCGGAGTGCTGGCCGTGATCACCGGGCAGGACGTCCCCGATACCTGGTACGGCGTCAGTCCCGCCCGTTACGACGAGCAGATCCTGGCCAAGGAACGGGTGCGCTACGTAGGCGACGAGGTCGCGGCGGTGGCGGCCGTCGACGAGGCGACGGCCATCGAGGCCCTGGGGCTGATCGACGTGGAGTACGAAGAACTGCCGGCGGTGTTCGATCCCTTCGAGGCCATGAAGCCCGGCGCTCCCCTGGTCCACCCGGAAAAGGAGCGCTACGCGAACAACATCAACACGCGGGTCGAATGGGATTTCGGTGATGTGGACAAGGCCTTCGCCGAGGCGGATCACGTGCGCCGCCAGCGCTTCGTGGGCAACCGCACCTACCAGAGCCCGATGGAGCCCCATGCCGCCCTGGCTCGCTGGGAACACCATGGCGACAAGGTCACCTTGTGGAGCGCGACACAGGTACCCCACTACGTGCACCAGATGGTCTCGCGCACCCTCGGCATTCCCATGGGGCAGATCCGCGTGATTCGTCCGGCCATCGGAGGCGGCTTCGGCGGCAAGGCGGAAACCACGCCCCTCGACCTGTGCGCCGTGATTCTGGCCAGGATCACGGGTCGTCCGGTGATGATGGAGTACTCCCGCGAAGAGATGTACCTCCACTTTCGTGGTCGTCACAAGCAGTACATGGACTTGGAGATCGCCGTCAAAAAGGACGGAACGATCCTGGGCGTCAAGTCCGACATCGTTCTCGATGGAGGGGCTTACACTTCCTTCGGTGTGATCACCGCCTACTACGCCGGCTCGATGGTGCCCACGCTCTACAAGATCCCCAACTACCGTTACAGCGGGGTTCGGGTCTACACCAACCTGCCGGCTTCGGGGGCTTTCCGCGGCCATGGTGTGCCGCAGCCGCGCTTCGCTTTCGAGTCCCTGCTCGACACCATAGCCGAGGACCTGGGGCTCGATCCCTTCGAGATTCGCCGGCGAAACGCCATGGAGCCCGGTTTCCGCACGTGCAACGCCCTCGACATCTCCTCCTGTGAGTTCAAGGCCACTCTCGACCAGGCCGAGGCGCGCTCCGGGTGGAAAGAGAAGAAGGGCCGCCTGCCCCGGGGCAAGGGAATCGGTGTGGGTTGCGGTGGTTTCGTCTCGGGCGCCGGCTACCCCATCTACCGCTCCGACTTTCCCCACTCCAACGCGGTGATCCGGGTTCACGAGGACGCCACGGGGGTTTCTCTTCACATCGCCGCGGCGGAGATCGGCCAGGGCTCCGATACGGTCCTGACCCAGATCGCCGCCGAGGAGCTGGGAATTCCCTACGACCAGGTGTGGATGGTGGACTGTGACACCGTCCTCGCGCCGCTCGACCTGGGCTCCTACTCGAGCCGGGTGACCCTGATGGCCGGTAACGCGGTCAAGATGGCCGCGGCCCAGGTCAAGCGGCAGCTCTTCCGCGTGGCGGCCGACGAACTGGGCTGCGATCCGGGCAGCCTGACCGCCCGGGACGGCCGCATCTACATCGCCGAGCATCCGGCGGTGGGCATGGACTGGGCCGAGGCCGGCCGCAAGGCCTTCGCCCAGGGCGGCCCGGTGGTGGGTAAGGGGCACTATCGCCCGCCGAAAAACCTCGGAGGCGGCTTCAAGGGAAGTACGGTAGGCACTTCTCCCGCCTACAGCTTCTCGACGGCTGTCTGCGAGGTGACTGTCGACGAAGAGACGGGCTATGTCACCGTGGACCGATTCATCGACTTTTCCGATGCCGGCACGGTAGTCAACCCCGTCACCTTCCACGGCCAGGTGGAGGGGGCGATCATCATGGGACTCGGCGAGACGCTGATGGAAGACACTGTTGTCGGCGAAGGCGGCAAGCTGGTCAATCCCAACCTGCACGACTACCTGGTGCCCACGATCCACGAGACGCCCGAAATCCACTCCGGTGCGGTGGAGAGCTACGAGCCCCGGGGGCCTTTCGGCGCCAAGGAAATCGGGGAGGGGTCCCTGCTGCCGGTGCTGGGTGCGATTGCGAACGCCATCTACGATGCCTGCGGCGTACGCGTCACGGAGTTGCCCATCACACCGGAGAAGATTCTGCAGGCCCTGAAAGAGCTCAGGCAGGAGCAACGATGA
- a CDS encoding TolC family protein, giving the protein MSFADPRFTARLLLLLALVLPRPWFPARAEVAAGAVQELIDSAPSAAENALLQQIYSDNPAIARARAQAAALAERGPQAGTLPDPTLGLAAFLLPPETRTGPQRISATLGQRIPWKGKLSLREDVQRALAASARARVDEIALQKITQARRLLTRIAFIDVSKRIVTEDLNTLEEFEHLARSRYATGRGPAQSPIKLQAEITRDRTRLLELDRQRAALVTEVNALRDRPGSEELPPLRLAHPHEKLPSPEQLRALAVARHPAVLAGRETINSTEHRVALARKDYRPDFSVGMTYTVVDRRQDWAGRIAPPADSGEDILGVAATINLPIRKRRLDAGVREALEARTAATADLASTVLDIERRLHARLAEHPPLLAQWHLLGQVLLPQAEESLASARFGYETGHADVLDLLDAERILLEVRLGTKRAVMQLQLLLIDIEEAIAGPLAIADEGDQA; this is encoded by the coding sequence ATGTCTTTCGCAGACCCACGCTTCACCGCCAGGCTGCTGCTCCTGCTTGCGCTGGTGCTCCCCCGGCCATGGTTCCCCGCCCGCGCCGAAGTCGCCGCAGGGGCGGTGCAGGAGCTGATCGACTCGGCTCCCAGCGCCGCGGAAAACGCTCTCTTACAACAGATTTACAGTGACAACCCGGCCATCGCCCGGGCCCGCGCCCAGGCCGCCGCCCTGGCCGAGCGCGGCCCGCAGGCGGGCACGCTACCGGATCCCACGCTGGGCCTGGCGGCTTTCCTGTTGCCCCCCGAAACCCGTACCGGACCCCAACGCATCAGCGCAACCCTCGGCCAGCGGATCCCCTGGAAGGGCAAGCTTTCCCTGCGGGAGGACGTCCAGCGGGCCCTGGCGGCCTCTGCCCGGGCCCGGGTCGACGAGATCGCGCTGCAGAAGATCACCCAGGCGCGGCGACTGCTCACCCGCATCGCCTTCATCGATGTCTCCAAGCGCATCGTCACTGAAGACCTGAACACCCTCGAAGAGTTCGAGCACCTGGCCCGCTCCCGCTATGCGACCGGTAGGGGCCCCGCCCAGTCGCCGATCAAGCTTCAGGCGGAAATCACCCGGGACCGTACGCGTCTGCTCGAGCTCGACCGACAGCGCGCAGCTCTCGTCACCGAGGTCAACGCCCTGCGGGATCGTCCGGGGAGCGAAGAACTGCCGCCTCTGCGACTGGCGCATCCGCACGAGAAGTTGCCCTCCCCCGAGCAGCTTCGCGCCCTGGCCGTCGCCCGTCATCCGGCGGTTCTAGCCGGCCGGGAAACCATCAACAGCACCGAGCATCGCGTGGCCCTGGCCCGTAAGGACTACCGGCCTGATTTCTCCGTCGGCATGACCTACACGGTCGTCGACCGACGCCAGGACTGGGCCGGGAGAATCGCGCCCCCCGCCGACAGCGGCGAGGACATTCTCGGCGTCGCGGCGACGATCAATCTGCCGATTCGCAAGCGACGCCTCGATGCCGGCGTGCGAGAGGCCCTCGAAGCACGGACGGCGGCTACCGCGGACCTGGCATCGACGGTCCTCGATATCGAGCGTCGACTCCATGCGCGCCTGGCCGAACACCCGCCACTGCTGGCCCAATGGCATCTCCTCGGACAGGTGCTGTTGCCTCAGGCCGAGGAGTCCCTGGCCAGCGCCCGCTTCGGCTACGAAACCGGACATGCGGACGTTCTCGACCTGCTGGACGCCGAACGCATCCTGCTCGAAGTCCGACTCGGCACCAAGCGTGCCGTAATGCAGCTGCAGCTCCTGCTCATCGATATCGAGGAGGCCATCGCCGGCCCGCTGGCGATCGCCGATGAAGGGGATCAAGCATGA
- a CDS encoding xanthine dehydrogenase family protein subunit M, whose translation MRVDDFVYHRPDSIAQAVALLRELGPGVHFVAGGTDLLPDLKRGRETARHLVALGGLADLRGIRREEDGCLRIGALCTLAEVATSPLVREFFPALAEATGMLGAVQIRNQGTLGGNFCRAVPCADTPPICVAAGAEVLLSDGENERRVPATEFFVGPRKTCRRPDEVMLALAIPPQPPGAGACYQRFTLRGGLALAVASVAARVVLAGGRVESADVVLGAVAPVPLIVRDCSGVLAGQALDEGLLEQAGRVAAEAAEPISDIRGSVEYRREIVAVLTRRALAEAAARAEGRGRYRWEGLR comes from the coding sequence ATGCGAGTGGATGACTTCGTCTATCACCGTCCAGATTCGATAGCCCAGGCGGTCGCCTTGCTTCGGGAATTGGGGCCGGGGGTGCATTTCGTCGCCGGCGGCACCGACCTGCTGCCCGACCTCAAGCGCGGCCGGGAAACGGCCCGTCACCTGGTCGCCCTGGGCGGGCTGGCCGATCTGCGGGGCATCCGCCGGGAGGAAGACGGCTGCCTGCGCATCGGGGCCCTGTGCACCCTGGCCGAGGTGGCCACGTCACCGCTGGTGCGGGAGTTCTTCCCGGCCCTGGCCGAGGCGACCGGTATGCTGGGCGCCGTGCAGATCCGCAACCAGGGCACCCTGGGAGGCAACTTCTGCCGGGCGGTTCCCTGCGCGGACACACCACCGATCTGTGTCGCCGCCGGAGCGGAGGTCCTGCTCTCGGACGGCGAGAACGAGCGTCGCGTACCGGCGACCGAGTTCTTCGTCGGGCCGCGGAAGACCTGTCGTCGGCCCGACGAAGTGATGCTGGCGCTGGCGATTCCTCCTCAACCGCCCGGTGCGGGAGCCTGCTACCAACGTTTCACCCTGCGCGGCGGCCTGGCCCTGGCTGTGGCCTCGGTGGCCGCGCGGGTGGTGCTGGCCGGGGGCCGCGTCGAGAGCGCCGACGTGGTGCTCGGGGCGGTGGCGCCGGTTCCCCTGATCGTTCGAGACTGTTCCGGGGTGCTGGCGGGCCAGGCCCTCGACGAGGGGTTGCTCGAGCAGGCCGGCCGGGTGGCCGCCGAGGCGGCTGAACCGATCTCGGATATTCGAGGCAGCGTGGAGTACCGCCGTGAGATCGTCGCTGTTCTGACCCGACGCGCCCTGGCGGAAGCGGCCGCGCGGGCCGAGGGCCGCGGTCGCTACCGCTGGGAGGGGCTGCGATGA